The sequence tccagcaattgatttgtgatgcattacaggtctcttggaaattacataccccttggcatccacaaagctcagggaaggtcgaacgtatgaatggaacactaaaaatccaattgacaaagttaatggtggaaactaaaatgccttggatgaagtgtctgcccctagccttattaagaattcgtactgccccacgaaaagatgtagggctgtccccttatgaaatgatgtttgggcttcccttctggagtacagttgaggggtgtcccaccttgggggaaggggatatatttgttaggaactatttacaggcactgtcacgctctcttacagatttacgaaagagaggactattggcacaaacaccgcctctagacttttctttacacaaagtggaaccgggagactggattcttatcaagacctggaagactgaaaaactccagccccagtgggaaggtccataccaagttctcttaactacagaagctgcagcacgaacaagagagaaggggtggacacacgcatccagatttaagggacctgtagaggcgccacaggaccctgatacgaactcagattggacttgtattcctggagaaaaacctcttaccttacgatttcgcaaaaagacttaattcacaatgttattgttatgttctttgatttttcttagtttgcctatgtctttatcaggtgtgaaatgtaagaaatgcagagatacagtgttcctgtttcaggaccacatttggggaagaaaggaaggtaatttcatttcccatacctcagttcctgagaaatgctgggcagaaaataccacccaacatccatataccccttgtgtggaaaaagaaggaaataatataggtcattatatacagattcctaataccactcctttccctcttaatggttggaaaggtgactcaagcccaccatgccctgatggactctggttttgcatacaccaacgtactgttccaatgagaagttacactccacacttgaaattgcctgtccctttaagacagccggacttagttcgagtccatccaaataaccatgtaagtttcggaaatgcaattgggggagaaaacctttttgtagatctggcaactaaaattgcaggaacttttaatgtaaccaattgttgggtctgcgggggtccacggatgtcagaacaatggccttggtggggagaacctctcaattcattgaccatgatttcccgcatttggacaactaaccgaacaagatcaagagaaacctggtctctctctaacgtcccctctggtttttattgtctctcacgagccggcaaatacccagtaggagaaagtccctgcaaggctgtatggattcgcatttcacctggtgttttcacttggtttcctaaacctcagacttggttcaagctatgcaaccaggggggatgggagaccctgtaagacttttctttcagcgtgagattaatgtatcataaaacatttttcttccctagcttagaatccccatttatatctatacatatattcaacacattttaaagagagaaaggggtggattgtgatatagagaatttaggttaaaaagacttaagttaaaatgtgatgattaatcagaaacagggaagccagaacggacagagagtttactagcagtcaaggacagaaggagctgctgaatatgtttttttaaacctatcttttcatggtcatagtgagagacatgcaggagacaaaggattgataagaagtgtgagaaacagaattcagtgaatgtagagttcatagcgtacgtaacgaacgtgatcattaataatgcagttatacttagaatgtttttgtaatactaaccaattaaaacagtattaataagaaggggaagggcaaataataaaggtataaaaatcaatgcactgtatgtatcggggcttaactggtgagaaaccagttgagtccaactctgcagacttgtaaataaagcttgtcgtgtcatcagttttaaagagactcatgtgtgagaagttttatttctgacaaaaagGCTCTGTGAATGTTGCCTCCATATTTTCCAGTCCTGGTTAaatcccctctccacagcttccacatccttcctgtaatgaaagtCCCGTCGGCTACTGGTTGTTTACTTACATGGGGGTGGGGGCGAGTCTCGTACACCGCACCCGAGGAGGACATCCTTGACTGGGAATCAGGGTTAGTATTGGGTTGCAGGCCGAACACCTCCTGTGActttggagggaggggggtgtggcAATCCATGAACGTCTTCCCGTTTCGACTTGCAGCTCTGGCCGTCCGCTTCCTCACACGAAGGTTCATTGGCGAGTACGGAGAGAATGGGTGAGTTCCCTGCCGGGTTGTCGCGGCTCCACTTTGGTGTTTGTTGGGGTCTCCAGGATTTATTTTCCGTCTACCATTCCCACAGAAACCGTTTACACTCACAACGTGACCCTGGATGGAACGAACACCCGCTTCAACATCTGGGTTTCCCTGTGCCCACAGGTAAGACTGCAAGGAAATGGAAGGCCATTCAACACCATGTCTGATCTGCCCCAGGGCTTCCTTGTGTCCCGTGCACCAGTCGCCCACACATCCctaatctccctcccccccagtgATGCAACGGGTTCCAACGCGCCCGGCCATTCCCCCTATCCAATCTTGACGCTGCCTGGAAGTGTCCAGTTAATCGGGAGATCGTTACGGTTCGCGTCGCGGTGAGCGCAGcgctagtgacctgggttcaagtcCCTAAGGACGTCTGCATGCTCTCCCCGTCTTTGTGggcttcctccgggggctccggctccccccccccccccttcagaacCGTGGTGTAATCGGACGCTGTACCCTTGAGATGTTTCAATAAGAACTGAACGAAGTTCTTCAGTTGCTGGAGACAACCTTCTCGCCCTAAAAATTGGCCCAGCCAACCTCCACAGAATTATTGTTTCATGGGCCCCGGCCAGTGATCTAGATTAACAGAGAGAGAGTTCAATCCCCGCAGAAGCGAAGGAGACTTAATCGAGGTCTACGAGATTCTGAGTGGCGTGGACCAGGTAAGCAGGAAGCGCCTTTTACCCCCAGGGCGGGAGTAGGAGAcaccagaggagatttaccaggatgtagcctggattggaaaataagtctgacgaggcaaggttagcagagctggggaccAAAGAGGTGACTTGAAGTCTACGAGATTCTGAGGGGCATAGCCAGCGCCTTTCCCCCAGGATGGGAGTAGGTGTATGGAGGGAGGGAAGTTGGCACaatgcaggcctttcagccctcgatgttgtgccgacctatatattatttcagacctacagcatgggtaacagcccccacccccctcccccgagcCAGTGCcgcccagttaacctacaccacccccccctcctcccggtatgtttccaatggtgggagaccCTCCCCCCGGGAAAACTCCacgattcaaaccccggtcccaatcgctggcgctgtactaACCTACCAAAAGAAATACTACACCCTCCCTAACCTCGTTACCCTctataaatgcccctaatgttccagcctccaccaccagccccggCTGGCATTTCCAGGACCCACAACTCCGTGCAAAAGAACATCTTTCCTAAACTTTCCATACGATGACTTGGGTACTTTGTGGTTAGTCAGGGATtatttaaggaggtatgtgagtggggggaaaaaagtatTGCGAAACACTGAGCTGGGGGTTGAACTGAGAGGAGATGCTGGTTCCAATCTCCCAGGCGTCTCCTCTCCTCGTTACAGCCGGACTCCGAGGCGATTCTTCACCCCACCGAAGAACAGATGCGCTGGGCCGACGGGTTTATCTTCGTCTACAGTATCTGTGACCGGGGCAGCTTCGAGGTGTCTCTGAGGCAGGCGGATCGGCTCCGGGCTGCCCGAGGGGACGGTCGACCCGCCGTGCTGATCGGCAACAAGAGGGACCTGTCCCACCGGCGCACCGTCAGCACCCAGGAGGGGGCGCGGGCAGCTCTGGCGGCACGCTGCGGCTTCCAGGTCTCCGCCGCCGAGGGCTATCCGGGCGTCCTCCTGGCCTTCCACCGGCTGCTGCGACTGATCCCCCAGGCCAAGGCAGCGGGCAGGAGGGGGTCGGGCCTCCGCGGGCTAGTGCGCAGCGTCTCCGCCACGCTCAGCGGGAGGAAGAGGCCGGATTGCCCGATGGCAGGTTCAGGAGCCTGGTAGAGCTCGCTGGCCCACCTCGCCCCTGCGGTCAGCCAGTATACGATTTCCAAATGGCTCCTCCAGGTTTGCGGCATGGTTAGATTCCACGTCGCTCGCCCGCGGATAGGACAGCGGGCATGGAAAGGATCCCGGGGGCAACCTGTGCCACAGATTCCCGCAAAAGAACGGAACCCAACTTCGGACAAATTTCTGTGGATGTGTAAATATCTTTTATTAAGCCACAGAattgaccatagaacattacagcacagaaacaggtccttcagccttaCTAGTGTGTACTGgactattctgcctagtcctactgacctgtagCCCTCCAACCCCCTTCAGTCcacggacctgtccaaattcttcttcaattatAAAActtagcccacattcaccacttcagctccttCCGCACTCCCACCCCTCTGTGTGTgaagaccatataaccatttacggagcggataCAGGCCACGTtggtaaacttttcccctttcacccttaacccatgtcctctggtttgtatctcacctcccctcagtgaaaaaagccgacctacatttatgctgtctgtcccctcataattttaaatacgtctGTCAAatgttccctcattcttctatgctccagggaataaagttctaacctgttttacctttccctgtaactcaattcctgaagtccgggcaacatcctagtaaatcttctctgcactctttctatcttattgataactttcctgtagtttggtgaccaaaactgcacacaatgctccaaatttgtcctcaccaatctaGAActtgaccaaaatatcccaactcctgttctcaatacttcgatttatgaaggccaagatgccaaaagctctctttaccccCTTAtcctccctcctcctgtgacgccactttcagggaatgatgtacctgtattcccaggtctctctgttctgccGCATACTTCAATCctctactatttactgtgtacaCCCTTTCTTGGTTGTTCtttcctcacatttgtctgcattaaattccatctgcaatttttccattacatttattttacaaGTGTCTGAATGGTACTGggtaaaaaagcaaaaaaaagctACTGGTAATAAAATGAAAGATGTTTTTCATTTAAATGTCTAAAATGTATAAATGTATTCGCGAGTCAAAGGTTGTAATCAGAAGTTGCTCCCATGGGAGGGGAATTTCTCCACAGCGCCGAAACAGCCTCGCCTGCCCTCAACTCGAGTGGAAGTCTGCGGACActggggttgaagtaaaaaatacgacgttggagaaactcagccggtcaaacagggacctttacgtagcaaaggtaaagatacgcttcaggcttgagcctttcatcgggCTGTCGAAAAAGGTTGGCAGGTGTCCGGACAAAAGAGCGGGGAGCGGTGGTCGCGAGGGCAGGAGGTGTTTGGTGTAGAAGGGAACAGCAgcgagaagggggaggagggatggctgggggaatagagagggaagagggaggagagctggggaagggaatgggggggagagggagagcaggttagcagaaccCGGAAAAATCGACGGTAATGCCGTCCGGCTGGACGGGAAAATCAGGTGTGGCTCCTCCAGCCTGCGGacggtcttggtgggacagtacccGAGGCCATGGACGGACGCGGGtgcgggagtgtgactcagaactgaaatggttggctactgggaggtctctgtcccAGGTGAGGATGGAGAGAAGGCACTCAGCAAAGTAGTCTGCTAGTCTGTCCGCGGCCTCACATTCTGTCCCATCAAGACCGCTCACAGGGTGGAAAAACCACATCTGATTTTCcccatctgggccccctccagctctccttccccccctccacctatcacctcctgccttgcgACCACTCCTTTGGTCCGGTCGACCGCCGTCCTTTTGTCCACGCCTTGAGGaagggggctcaagcccaaaacgtcgggctgtttgacctactgagttcttccagcgttgtagtaaaaacacagagaacgctggaggaactcaaccagtctcacaGCGCCCACAGATTACTGACGACTCGGGCCTTAGCCCCTCTTCAGGGTAAAAGCAAAAAACAAGGAGGTGTCTAAATGAAGAGGGAAGAATGAGATGAAAAGGAGTCAAGACCAACACTGGGGGAaggaggtgtgtgtggggggggggggggcggtttaacggaaattggagaaatctatgtTAATCCCATCCAGATGGAGAGTTGTACCTCCAATTTGAGACCGGGGGTGTTCTCGGTCTggacaagaccatggacagacatgttagcacgGGGAATGGGACGGGGGATTGAAATGGGCTGCCAGGCTACTGCGGTGGACAGCTGAGGTGCTCAGCgatgtgatcttccagtctgcgtccagtctctcccacctgcctgcgtttgcCCCATATCCCACCAAACCTGTCCCTGTCCACCTTATCGGCTACCCCCGTCCACAATAatcgccccccaccccacccgttCACCGTACCTGGCCCCCCGTCAATTGTATCTGCAGCCCCATCCACTGTATCCACCATATCTTTCCCACCCGCCCATTGTATCCGCTCCACTGCTAGTCCTGACTGCAGGCTGCCTTCTTCAGAGAGCGTCTGGAACTGACCTGGGACCACTGTCCCGGGATGTAGGATGCTCCTCCCGGCTGCCCTGGGTCAGGGTGGCCTGGCACAGTGCGGCTAGCATCTCCTTCCTGCCCTCCTGAAGATGTGGTGGGAGTACGGGCGCCGGGAAGCATCTTGGCCGGACCTCCTGCTGAACCGCGGCCGCAGAGAGGATCATCTCCGCAGCGGGGACTGACTTGGGGGTCTGTCCACAGGTTCATCGTGTGGAGCTCGTCCTCCGAGCCTTCCTCCCACTCCTCGTCATTCTCCCACGCCGGCTCCtgcagctgagggggggggtggggggtggggggaggagggaaggagggagggacagAGGGGAGGTTTAAGGGACCAGAGGGCAttgcagagaaggggagaggagagcaggcaGAGGGGACCAGAGGgcattacagagaagaggagatgggagggaaaggaagagaagagggcagaggaggagggagaggagaggggaggtgtaggggaccagaggacattacagagaaggggaggggagaggaagaggagaggggattagagagaggtgtagacagaggagagggagaggaagagggggaggggaaagaaagagtAGGGGAGAGTaggaaggtggaggagggagataGGTGGGGTTAGGGATATGGCAGAGGGAGGaaggtggaggagtgaaggagggaaggaagggtagGTGGAGGGAGCCAGGGTACAGAGGAGGGAGTGACGAGGGggtagggaggtggaggagggcaGAGACATAAACTGAGAGAGCGGCCAACATGAGACGACCCCACGGCCGGGGTCAGACCAGGCATGCCAGACCGGAGTGAGCAAATGGGCGACTGCAGACCACACGTGGCTGTGCGGAGGAGCGTGTGCGGCTTCCACGTGCCCTGGAACCGAGCTTGGACCCCGGGCGGAGGCTACTCAGATCTGATTAGCACAGCAAGGCGGCCCGCGTCACCACACGTCTGTCGCACAGGCACCTTGCAGCCAGGCACCTGCCGCACAGAGCCTGGGGTGCAACGAAGTTCGGGGAAAATCTAATCCTGATGGACAAGAGGGGAGCATagtggtgagagggagggagggtgggagatggtgagagagaagggagagagggagatggtgaGAGAGAGCCACAGgtggtggagagagaaggggagaggggagaagagataaagagagagaatgaaggaagagagagtgggagggagagaagggtgggaggaaggggaagagaagagtgagaggaagggaaagagaagggagggtgagagagggagggggagggtgagagagggagggggagggtgagagaggggggagggggtgagagtgggtaggggaggagggagggggagggagagaggggaggaagaggggggaggggagtagggcatggagggggttacagagtcaGGAAGGGGTGTAGAGGAtcggaggaggttacagagacagagagggggggaggtgacctgaggggggggggggttatagagatagggaggggtggagaggaccagatgggagttacagagacagggaagggtgtagaggaccagagggggttacagagacagggaggagtgtaggg comes from Narcine bancroftii isolate sNarBan1 chromosome 5, sNarBan1.hap1, whole genome shotgun sequence and encodes:
- the LOC138764478 gene encoding ras-related and estrogen-regulated growth inhibitor-like protein, encoding METVYTHNVTLDGTNTRFNIWVSLCPQPDSEAILHPTEEQMRWADGFIFVYSICDRGSFEVSLRQADRLRAARGDGRPAVLIGNKRDLSHRRTVSTQEGARAALAARCGFQVSAAEGYPGVLLAFHRLLRLIPQAKAAGRRGSGLRGLVRSVSATLSGRKRPDCPMAGSGAW